In Yarrowia lipolytica chromosome 1F, complete sequence, a genomic segment contains:
- a CDS encoding uncharacterized protein (Compare to YALI0F18744g, similar to uniprot|Q05131 Saccharomyces cerevisiae YMR034c and DEHA0E11704g Debaryomyces hansenii IPF 11988.1, similar to Saccharomyces cerevisiae YMR034C; ancestral locus Anc_2.594), which yields MTMVEDIVGSKPGAVYKTGHTVKFLVLFAIKNWFIIGMGVVILLAYLFPNVARSHGVLRADIAFSYCAVAIIFLISGLSMPTKVMAKQAKHWRAHLITQGLSFVITPAVMFGFVVAIHKSGNKNMDPWVLVGMIIAGTTPTTVASNVLMTRMCNGNESLALLEVTVGNLLGSFISPGLIQLYLSKHTGFAYGNPANHMSIRELYAKVMKQVGLSLFVPLFVGQVVQNVFPKQTKWAVTHLYLAKVGTLMLLLLIWSTFSTAFYDKAFEEVHYTTMVMVCFFNVGIYLLFTLLCLGAARLPVNHLPKPTENSGKFYKWFYRMARPFHFSRKDTCAIMLCGAAKTVALGAPMISAQYGSQSPVIGKVSIPLTLYQGEQILVAQFLVPVLKRWVAGEDDIPKPEDIEAPAITSSSSGDDVGHEHTKAERRPTREPSVQPEAVAEK from the coding sequence ATGACTATGGTCGAAGACATCGTCGGTAGCAAGCCGGGAGCAGTGTACAAGACCGGCCACACGGTCAAGTTCCTGGTCCTGTTTGCTATCAAAAACTGGTTCATTATCGGCATGGGAGTGGTCATTTTGCTGGCGTACCTGTTTCCCAATGTTGCACGATCCCACGGAGTGCTAAGAGCCGATATCGCCTTCTCATACTGTGCAGTCGCGATTATCTTCCTTATTTCGGGACTATCCATGCCCACAAAAGTCATGGCCAAGCAAGCCAAGCACTGGCGCGCTCACCTGATCACCCAAGGCCTATCGTTTGTGATCACACCCGCGGTCATGTTTGGTTTTGTCGTGGCCATCCACAAGTCCGGAAACAAAAACATGGACCCGTGGGTTCTGGTTGGAATGATTATCGCCGGCACCACCCCCACTACAGTTGCTTCCAATGTGTTGATGACCCGAATGTGTAATGGAAACGAGTCCCTCGCTCTGCTGGAGGTCACAGTAGGAAATCTTCTCGGCTCTTTTATCTCGCCGGGACTCATTCAGCTGTACCTTTCCAAACATACTGGATTTGCCTACGGAAACCCGGCAAACCACATGAGTATTCGAGAATTGTACGCCAAGGTCATGAAACAGGTCGGTCTCAGTTTATTCGTGCCTCTGTTTGTCGGACAGGTGGTTCAGAACGTATTCCCAAAGCAAACTAAGTGGGCGGTCACTCACTTATATTTGGCCAAGGTGGGCACcctgatgctgctgcttctcaTCTGGAGTACATTTTCCACTGCGTTTTACGACAAGGCCTTTGAAGAAGTCCATTATACGACCATGGTGATGGTTTGTTTCTTCAACGTGGGTATTTACCTCCTGTTCACTTTGCTCTGCCTAGGAGCAGCTCGGTTGCCGGTCAACCATCTGCCTAAGCCGACGGAGAACTCTGGCAAGTTCTACAAGTGGTTCTACAGAATGGCACGACCGTTCCATTTCAGCAGAAAAGACACCTGTGCCATCATGTTGTGTGGAGCTGCCAAGACTGTCGCTCTGGGGGCGCCTATGATTTCAGCTCAGTATGGATCACAGTCACCGGTGATTGGAAAGGTGTCCATTCCCCTGACTCTCTACCAGGGCGAACAGATTCTGGTAGCCCAGTTTCTGGTTCCTGTGTTGAAACGGTGGGTTGCTGGAGAGGATGATATTCCCAAGCCTGAAGACATTGAAGCTCCTGCAATAACCAGTAGCAGTAGTGGCGATGACGTTGGCCACGAGCATACCAAGGCCGAAAGACGACCCACCCGTGAACCTTCTGTCCAGCCTGAAGCGGTCGCCGAAAAGTAA
- a CDS encoding 40S ribosomal protein eS6 (Compare to YALI0F18766g, highly similar to uniprot|P02365 Saccharomyces cerevisiae YPL090c RPS10B ribosomal protein S6.e and uniprot|P02365 Saccharomyces cerevisiae YBR181c RPS101 ribosomal protein S6.e, similar to Saccharomyces cerevisiae RPS6B (YBR181C) and RPS6A (YPL090C); ancestral locus Anc_8.567) translates to MKLNIAYPAQGTQKCIDIEDEHRVRGFYEKRMGQEVEADFLGDEFKGYVLKITGGNDKQGFPMKQGVMHPTRVRLLLSKDSSCYRSRRAGERKRKSVRGCIVSSDLSVLSVVIVKQGDADIEGLTTETVPRRLGPKRANNIRKLFALSKEDDVRQYVIRREVTTKSGKTYTKAPKIQRLITPRRLAHKAQLREKKVKAIQASKDAAAEYAQLLAKRVAEKKSEKAEEKKRRASSLRTQSVQA, encoded by the exons ATGAAG CTTAACATCGCATACCCCGCTCAGGGCACCCAGAAGTGCATTGATATTGAGGACGAGCACCGAGTCCGAGGCTTCTACGAGAAGCGAATGGGCCAGGAGGTTGAGGCTGACTTCCTCGGTGACGAGTTCAAGGGCTACGTGCTCAAGATTACCGGTGGTAACGACAAGCAGGGTTTCCCCATGAAGCAGGGAGTCATGCACCCCACCCGAGTCCGACTTCTGCTGTCCAAGGACTCTTCCTGTTACAGATCTCGACGAGCCGGTGAGCGAAAGCGAAAGTCCGTCCGAGGATGCATTGTCTCTTCCGACCTGTCTGTTCTGTCTGTCGTTATCGTCAAGCAGGGCGATGCCGACATTGAGGGCCTGACCACCGAGACTGTTCCCCGACGACTCGGCCCCAAGCGAGCCAACAACATCCGAAAGCTGTTTGCTCtctccaaggaggatgatGTCCGACAGTACGTTATCCGACGTGAGGTGACCACCAAGTCCGGAAAGACCTACACCAAGGCCCCCAAGATCCAGCGACTCATCACTCCCCGACGACTCGCCCACAAGGCCCAGCtccgagagaagaaggtcaaggccatcCAGGCCTCCAAGGATGCTGCCGCTGAGTACGCCCAGCTGCTCGCCAAGCGAGttgccgagaagaagtctgagaaggccgaggagaagaagcgacgAGCCTCTTCTCTCCGAACTCAGTCTGTCCAGGCTTAA
- a CDS encoding uncharacterized protein (Compare to YALI0F18788g, weakly similar to uniprot|Q12224 Saccharomyces cerevisiae YPL089c RLM1 transcription factor of the MADS box family, similar to Saccharomyces cerevisiae SMP1 (YBR182C) and RLM1 (YPL089C); ancestral locus Anc_8.566) has translation MGRRKIVIQPLEDERNRSVTFLKRRAGLFKKAHELSVLCQVDIAVIVFGANQKLYEFSSTDTNQLIQRYQKSIPYEKKTPEDYNGKKRAGGHRATGSVTSIKSEPTDEDDEEEEEDSNNGTQNATPQMPPNVTPRMAQSVTPQMPQNVTPQQQLTPQQQAQQSQQAQQVQQAQQQQMPHPHHPEQQRYYDYMSMGQMGQHPHQQQILQQQMMQQQQHHHQLQQQAQHAQQHQQHQHQQHQNHQQQQHHKSQFTPISQEMSSLAGHLLDIRRGTNDMPPSSIPATAGGNPMGQGVAGAGSGYIPGSEGSSRVSSRQNSVTRPKLKVQIPGEKRGSTGGNSGPGGQGSTAGQAGNSRSTSGEGTPIDGSKDENTSHAALLLPPPSPSSYINNSGVGPGNPFAKPTLLNGEQTPLSAALPSRYINDLLPSPSNFYGTEWNFNPGSAGGSSFSAGGSLIPTSACKDKKRVDNSDSKLDPKKQRLG, from the exons ATGGGACGTCGCAAGATTGTTATTCAACCGCTGGAAGACGAACGCAACCGTTCAGT AACATTTCTCAAACGAAGAGCGGGACTGTTCAAAAAGGCCCACGAGCTGTCTGTGCTTTGCCAGGTAGATATTGCCGTGATTGTCTTTGGCGCCAACCAGAAGCTGTATGAgttctcgtcaacagacacaaaccaGCTCATTCAAAGATACCAAAAGTCCATTCCCTACGAAAAGAAGACGCCTGAGGACTACAATGGTAAAAAGCGGGCGGGCGGCCACAGAGCCACGGGAAGCGTCACGAGCATCAAGAGCGAGCCCACcgatgaggacgacgaagaggaggaggaggattcTAACAACGGAACACAAAACGCCACCCCTCAGATGCCCCCCAACGTCACGCCACGGATGGCCCAGAGCGTGACTCCGCAGATGCCTCAAAACGTGACacctcagcagcagctgactccccagcagcaggctcagCAGTCTCAGCAAGCCCAGCAGGTTCAACaggctcagcagcagcaaatgCCTCATCCCCACCACCCCGAGCAGCAGCGTTACTATGACTACATGAGCATGGGACAGATGGGCCAGCATCcccaccagcagcagatttTACAGCAACAGATGatgcagcaacaacagcaccaTCATCAATTGCAGCAACAGGCACAACATgctcagcagcaccagcagcatcagcatcaacagcatcagaaccaccaacagcaacagcatcaCAAGAGCCAATTCACCCCCATTTCGCAGGAAATGAGCTCGTTGGCGGGCCACCTGTTGGACATTCGGCGTGGAACTAACGACATGCCGCCTAGTTCTATCCCCGCAACCGCTGGAGGAAACCCTATGGGCCAGGGCGTGGCCGGGGCAGGGAGCGGATACATTCCAGGATCCGAGGGCTCGTCACGGGTCTCGTCTCGACAGAACTCGGTAACCAGGCCAAAACTCAAGGTTCAGATTCCGGGCGAGAAACGAGGCAGCACGGGAGGCAACTCTGGACCTGGAGGTCAAGGCTCCACAGCAGGACAGGCAGGGAACTCCAGATCCACATCCGGGGAAGGCACACCGATAGATGGGTCCAAGGACGAAAACACCTCACACGCCGCGCTGCTTTTACCACCAccctctccctcctcgTACATTAATAACTCGGGAGTGGGCCCTGGAAACCCCTTTGCGAAACCCACGCTTCTGAATGGAGAACAAACGCCGTTGTCGGCAGCGTTACCATCGCGGTACATTAACGACCTGTTGCCCAGTCCGTCAAATTTCTACGGCACAGAGTGGAACTTCAACCCCGGGTCTGCAGGGGGCTCTTCCTTTTCTGCGGGAGGCTCGTTGATACCCACCAGTGCCTGCAAAGATAAGAAGCGGGTGGATAACAGCGATAGTAAGTTGGACCCTAAGAAGCAGAGGTTGGGGTGA
- a CDS encoding uncharacterized protein (Compare to YALI0F18810g, weakly similar to uniprot|Q09710 Schizosaccharomyces pombe Hypothetical protein C18B11.03c): MFPLSYTTMSRKLGPHETYAATRSRFGSYSNVFVSARLRDPAPTEAVEYAVCQLIHNEPILGVTITGDKPGQYEMHKLNADDYDVKDFLDTTTFWDKQVSEAQSDLHYVRFDLTKAHWKVVGLDHGREVLFLYDHTLLDGMSGSFACRQLVKSIEEYRQGKRSDDNKIQVSQKELPPPVEKQITVSAPVSRLVKELANEYLFSKPKTSLPPQVLPWTGYYGVIDMTTEQTSAFLKMCKAHSISGGAGLYGLLVCSSSKVLHDKYPDAVQQQVSGSIPWNARKFTPGQDPERLGMVVGESLFDNPVPKPADVEFGSGPTIPSGFLEVAKVYQDQIKKDGVSTWFSGYPFMHIIGLIPFVDLEDYFASHTNNYQRHGMYSLSNLTALETSTTVERLRFSQCTGGTCPFIQFSTVGIKGGPISISVAVAEDDSIVPQVEKYVEEFLSHIS; the protein is encoded by the coding sequence ATGTTTCCTCTTTCATATACAACCATGTCGCGCAAGCTGGGGCCCCACGAAACGTACGCGGCTACACGAAGCCGTTTCGGTAGCTACTCCAACGTTTTTGTGAGTGCTCGATTAAGAGACCCCGCTCCAACCGAGGCAGTTGAATACGCCGTGTGTCAACTGATCCATAATGAACCCATCCTAGGTGTCACCATTACAGGAGACAAGCCAGGCCAATACGAAATGCACAAACTGAATGCCGACGACTACGATGTCAAGGACTTCCTGGACACTACGACATTTTGGGATAAGCAGGTGAGTGAAGCCCAATCCGATCTCCATTACGTGCGGTTTGATCTCACCAAGGCTCACTGGAAAGTTGTTGGGCTAGACCACGGCCGGGAAGTCCTCTTTCTCTACGACCACACTCTTCTGGACGGAATGTCTGGATCTTTTGCATGCCGTCAATTGGTCAAGTCCATCGAGGAATACCGACAAGGCAAAAGATCTGATGACAATAAGATCCAAGTGTCACAGAAAGAGTTGCCACCACCCGTGGAGAAACAGATTACCGTTTCCGCTCCTGTCTCCCGACTGGTGAAGGAACTGGCTAACGAGTATCTCTTCTCAAAACCCAAAACCTCTTTGCCTCCTCAGGTTCTCCCATGGACGGGGTACTATGGTGTCATTGATATGACTACCGAGCAGACAAGCGCGTTTCTGAAAATGTGCAAGGCACATTCCATCAGTGGAGGGGCCGGTCTGTATGGTCTTCTGGTGTGCTCGTCGTCAAAGGTGCTTCATGACAAGTATCCTGACGCAGTTCAGCAACAGGTGAGCGGTTCCATTCCTTGGAATGCTCGTAAATTCACACCCGGTCAGGACCCCGAACGTCTGGGAATGGTCGTTGGGGAGTCTCTGTTTGACAACCCGGTTCCCAAGCCTGCAGATGTTGAATTTGGAAGTGGACCAACGATTCCTTCTGGGTTCCTGGAGGTTGCCAAGGTGTACCAGGATCAGATTAAGAAGGACGGAGTCTCGACATGGTTCTCCGGCTATCCTTTCATGCATATCATTGGTCTGATTCCTTTCGTTGACCTGGAAGACTACTTTGCCTCTCATACCAACAACTACCAGCGGCATGGAATGTACTCTTTGAGCAACCTGACCGCTCTGGAGACCTCTACTACGGTTGAGCGGCTGCGGTTCTCTCAATGCACAGGAGGTACTTGTCCTTTCATTCAGTTTTCCACTGTGGGAATAAAGGGTGGCCCCATTAGCATCTCAGTTGCCGTTGCTGAGGACGATAGCATTGTTCCGCAGGTAGAAAAGTACGTTGAGGAGTTCCTTTCGCACATTTCCTAG
- a CDS encoding uncharacterized protein (Compare to YALI0F18832g, highly similar to uniprot|Q6C4Z6 Yarrowia lipolytica YALI0E22396g), translated as MVSAKYIAATAFAAMALAAPAPAPAPASNELAARQLWNAIEDVDADVETVLSLVDGTVNTLIKPPGDRPTEISVLTSTFATLNTGVDKLLADLGKIPLVGSVVNLVAKIAANPVINGLLLVVEKLVTLLVGGLVDYLVVPLVQSIDGLLKNVSLLLQMLGKLPGIEDLSSSLGLETGSLKSLLSAHPVSSA; from the coding sequence ATGGTCTCTGCCAAGTACATCGCCGCCACTGCCTTTGCCGccatggctctggctgctcctgcccctgctcctgcccCTGCTTCTAACGAGCTGGCTGCTCGACAGCTCTGGAACGCCATTGAGGATGTTGATGCAGATGTTGAGACCGTTCTCTCTCTTGTCGACGGCACTGTCAACACCCTCATCAAGCCTCCTGGAGACCGGCCTACTGAGATCTCTGTTCTGACCTCCACCTTTGCCACTCTTAACACTGGAGTCGACAAGCTTCTGGCCGATCTTGGAAAGATTCCTCTTGTTGGCTCCGTTGTTAACCTCGTTGCCAAGATTGCAGCCAACCCCGTCATCAAcggtcttctccttgttgtcgaGAAGCTCGTCACTCTGCTGGttggtggtcttgttgaCTACCTTGTTGTCCCCCTTGTCCAGTCCATTGATGGACTTCTCAAGAATGTCTCTCTACTTCTGCAGATGCTTGGAAAGCTCCCCGGTATTGAGGAtctctcctcttctctgggTCTCGAGACCGGTTCCCTCAAGAGCCTTCTGTCTGCCCACCCTGTTTCCTCTGCTTAA
- a CDS encoding uncharacterized protein (Compare to YALI0F18854g, similar to Saccharomyces cerevisiae YMR166C; ancestral locus Anc_2.344, similar to uniprot|Q03829 Saccharomyces cerevisiae Putative mitochondrial carrier YMR166C) — MFFSELSSRFRPDPPSTGRALRPRCHRTDWGTPETLSSAPIMTADDTDSLSSHSPLAYVVLSGGIGGATGDSVMHSLDTVKTRQQGAPHALKYRSMLRAYSTLYLEEGFFRGLYAGFTPALLGSFPATCMFFGTYETTKRIGAYYKAPDTFVHLLGGLLGDLVSSVWYVPSEVLKTRLQLQGRHNNPHFYSGYNYRGFNDALKTIYRKEGLGALFFGYKATLARDLPFSGLQFAFYEKFHQWAQDYVGHGKDMGVGLELLTGAAGGGLAGIITTPLDVVKTRLQTQITKPTSVGGPTDTRVILSDSVLRSLATIWRTERFAGLFSGVWPRFVWTSTQSSIMLLLYQTALKAFDVYDPFNLEDHGRQKLQ, encoded by the coding sequence atgtttttttctgaGCTATCCTCGAGATTTCGACCAGACCCACCATCGACCGGACGTGCTTTACGACCTAGGTGCCATAGAACCGATTGGGGAACCCCAGAAACTCTTTCTTCCGCGCCAATCATGACAGCCGATGACACAGACTCGCTGTCGTCCCATTCGCCCCTAGCATACGTGGTGCTTTCCGGAGGAATCGGAGGTGCCACTGGAGACTCGGTCATGCATTCTCTCGACACCGTCAAGACCCGACAGCAGGGAGCTCCCCACGCGCTCAAGTACCGCAGCATGCTGAGAGCATACTCGACGCTCTatctggaggagggatTCTTTCGAGGACTATACGCTGGCTTCACGCCGGCACTGCTAGGTTCGTTCCCGGCAACTTGCATGTTTTTCGGTACCTATGAGACCACAAAACGAATTGGCGCCTACTACAAGGCTCCTGACACCTTTGTGCATTTGCTCGGTGGACTTCTGGGTGACCTGGTGTCGTCTGTGTGGTACGTGCCATCCgaggtgctcaagaccCGTCTGCAGCTTCAAGGGCGACACAACAACCCCCACTTCTACTCGGGATACAACTACAGAGGCTTCAACGACGCGCTCAAAACGATTTATAGAAAGGAGGGCCTGGGAGCGCTCTTCTTCGGTTACAAAGCCACTCTGGCTCGAGACTTGCCCTTTTCGGGACTGCAGTTTGCTTTCTACGAAAAGTTCCATCAATGGGCTCAGGATTATGTGGGCCATGGCAAGGACATGGGCGTCggcctggagctgttgaCAGGtgcagctggtggaggtcTCGCAGGtatcatcaccactccTCTGGATGTCGTTAAGACCCGTCTTCAAACACAAATCACCAAGCCAACTTCGGTTGGAGGACCTACAGACACTCGGGTGATTTTGTCGGATTCAGTTCTGCGGTCACTGGCAACGATATGGCGTACTGAGCGGTTTGCTGGGCTATTCTCTGGTGTGTGGCCTCGATTCGTCTGGACTTCCACACAGAGCAGTAtcatgttgctgctgtACCAGACTGCTCTGAAGGCGTTCGATGTGTACGATCCCTTCAACCTGGAGGACCACGGACGACAAAAGTTGCAGTAG
- a CDS encoding uncharacterized protein (Compare to YALI0F18876g, some similarities with uniprot|Q7SCR8 Neurospora crassa NCU09365.1, similar to Saccharomyces cerevisiae YDR374C; ancestral locus Anc_5.446) — MSAPNPNSYNDFDEFRDQYQQQAIPSELPSQPMPPLATYDQQQPHLPIVYPVPVPICSYYPPVASYTQPKPKRKRKPSNPNAPLSQPPTARPKPRQSAYALWVGNIPSNSPIDSLRTLFATKDIESIFMIPRSRCAFVNYKSEEGVVAGIEAFNQRGGQIRSNKLVVKRRTKDPDTDSPEPLTDSERSQTSSPPLTDRYFVCKSLTVRDLEVSRENSLWSTQSHNEAMLNKAFRDGSNVYLIFSANRTGEFFGCAKMIEPIPPKEKTISSVITTSSSHVYSPVITMTPSSGEIPAGRIVHDVERASLFWEVLDSVSKPVEEESNWTSPFRIQWLGNRNRRVHFSETRHLRNSLNSGREVKVARDGTEIEPSVGRTIVEMFN; from the coding sequence ATGTCTGCGCCAAACCCCAATTCCTATAACGACTTTGACGAGTTCCGGGATCAGTACCAACAGCAGGCAATACCCTCCGAGCTGCCTAGTCAGCCCATGCCGCCTCTAGCGACCTAcgaccaacaacagccgcACCTACCTATCGTATACCCGGTGCCGGTCCCCATCTGCTCGTACTACCCTCCTGTTGCGTCCTATACCCAGCCGAAACCCAAGCGGAAACGTAAGCCGTCAAACCCCAATGCCCCATTGAGTCAGCCACCCACGGCACGACCCAAGCCCCGACAGTCTGCGTACGCCTTATGGGTCGGCAACATTCCGTCAAACTCACCCATTGACTCGCTGCGGACACTTTTTGCAACCAAAGACATTGAGAGTATTTTTATGATTCCCCGAAGCCGATGTGCGTTTGTCAATTATAAGTCTGAAGAAGGTGTTGTCGCTGGAATTGAAGCTTTCAACCAAAGAGGAGGACAGATCAGATCCAACAAACTAGTAGTAAAGAGACGGACCAAGGACCCCGACACGGATAGCCCCGAGCCATTGACGGACTCGGAGCGGTCCCAGacctcttctccacccCTCACAGACAGGTACTTTGTCTGCAAGAGTCTCACGGTCAGAGACTTGGAGGTGTCGCGAGAAAACTCGCTGTGGTCGACCCAGAGCCATAATGAGGCCATGCTCAATAAGGCCTTCCGAGACGGGTCCAACGTCTATTTGATTTTCTCTGCCAACCGAACAGGTGAGTTCTTTGGCTGTGCCAAGATGATTGAGCCCATCCCTCCTAAGGAGAAAACAATTTCAAGcgtcatcaccacctcctccagccatGTATACAGTCCTGTGATCACCATGACGCCCTCTTCCGGCGAGATTCCCGCAGGAAGAATTGTTCACGATGTCGAGCGGGCGTCTCTGTTTTGGGAGGTTTTAGATTCTGTGTCTAAACCCGTAGAAGAGGAGTCCAACTGGACTTCGCCCTTCCGAATCCAATGGCTGGGCAACCGGAACCGGCGTGTACATTTCTCTGAAACGCGCCACCTCAGAAACTCGCTAAACTCTGGCCGAGAGGTCAAGGTGGCTCGAGATGGCACTGAGATTGAGCCCTCGGTTGGACGTACCATAGTGGAGATGTTCAATTGA
- a CDS encoding uncharacterized protein (Compare to YALI0F18898g, similar to DEHA0G07227g Debaryomyces hansenii IPF 4447.1), giving the protein MLHHVQMSFQRPHPSPSQSHTQHFKLTRRTTFCSVPTLTREPSPRLAHILALVDYSTSKTSTMATFFEKNKKNFQDVTIVEGKVDTSQFLDASKDLVGLFDLFGSTAFGVVQSDMNGNIKKIQDRLMTNPIQNGTLQDLVLAEKGEKTKTATQGLLWLMRGLEFTAVGLRRQIDNKDEELAKSFTEAYNATLTKHHSMLVRPIFKLAMKSCPYRKDLFEKLGQDQTLVWEQFVAWVEGLEKIVDIIKAFYLEGNYGKGL; this is encoded by the exons ATGCTACATCACGTGCAAATGTCCTTTCAACGACCACACCCTAGCCCCTCTCAATCTCACACCCAGCACTTTAAGTTGACACGTAGGACAACTTTCTGCAGTGTGCCAACCCTaaccagagagcccagtcCTCGCCTCGCGCACATCTTAGCATTAGtcgactacagtacttctAAAACATCAACCATGGCTACCTTtttcgagaagaacaagaagaacttccAGGACGTGACCATCGTCGAGGGCAAGGTCGACACCTCCCAGTTCCTGGATGCTTCCAAGGACCTTGTCGGACTTTTCG accTATTCGGATCTACTGCCTTTGGCGTTGTTCAGTCCGACATGAACGGTaacatcaagaagatccaggATCGTCTCATGACTAACCCCATCCAGAACGGTACTCTCCAGGATCTCGTGCTTGCCGAGAAGGGTGAAAAGACCAAGACCGCTACCCAGGGTCTGCTGTGGCTGATGCGAGGCCTCGAGTTCACCGCTGTGGGTCTGAGACGACAGATCGAcaacaaggacgaggagctggccaagtcCTTCACCGAGGCTTACAACGCCACCCTCACCAAGCACCACTCCATGCTAGTGCGACCCATCTTCAAGCTCGCCATGAAGTCTTGCCCCTACCGAAAGGACCTGTTCGAGAAGCTCGGTCAGGACCAGACTCTTGTCTGGGAGCAGTTTGTTGCCTGGGTTGAGGGTCTCGAGAAGATTGTTGATATCATCAAGGCCTTCTACCTCGAGGGTAACTACGGTAAGGGTTTGTAA